CAGGCCCTCAACCACCATTACGTCGGCACCACCTGCAGACGCCTGAAAATTGGAAATAACTTCTTCCATCAAATCATCCAGCTCACCCGAAGCAACTTTGTGCTGTGCGTAAGACAGACTGATTGAAGGCGACGGCTGCAAACCGACAGTTTCACGAATTAAGGTATTGGAGCGACCTGGTCCGGTATCCGTTCCAAAAATTTGCGCTATGGGTTTAAAAAAAGCAACACGCACACCGAGTTGGTCCAAGGCGCGAACCAAACCCAAACAAACAGAGGTAAGTCCTGTACCCGAGGAAGTTGGTGCAAGATAAAAGCTATGCATACTACGTCAGCCCTCTAAGGCAAGTTTTTTAGCGTCGCGGGCAATCATGGCCTCTTCGTTAGTTTTTATAACCAACGCACGAGTCGCGCCCGGCGCACTGATTAAACCTTCGCTGTTTTTACCGTTATCGGCATTCGCAGAAGGTTCTACTTTAAATCCAAAAATTGACAATTGTTCGAGCACGGTGGCTCGTAAACCTGGGTTGTTTTCTCCGATACCACCGGTAAACACCAGGGCGTCGATGCGGCTCAACGACGCAGCAAGCCCCGCGAGCTGGCGCGCCAGTCTGAAACAGAAAACCTCAATGGCGAGTGCTGCGTCCTGGTTGCCTTCAGATGATTTCTCCACCAGTGTTCGCATATCATTGCTAATTTGCGAAAGGCCTAAGAGGCCTGATTCCCGATTTAACACATCGGTGATTTTTTCAAGTGACCAACCGAGTTTGTCTTGCAGAAATTGGTGCAGACTGGGATCGACGTCACCAGAGCGGGTTCCCATCACCAAGCCCTCAAGGGGCGTCAAACCCATGGTCGTATCGATGCTACAACCATTTAATACCGCCGTGGCACTACAGCCATTGCCTAGATGTGCAATGAGAATCTGGTTGTCATTTTCAGGCAGGTTCAAACGGCGAATGGTCTCACCAGCGACATAGCGATGGCTGGTGCCATGAAATCCATAACGCCTAACACCGTGCTCTTTATACAAGCTATAAGGTATCGCATAGAGGTAGGCTTTTTTAGGCAAAGTTTGGTGAAACGCGGTGTCGAACACGGCGACTTGCGGCAGTTCAGGATAAAGCTCACGTATCAGCCAAATACCCAATAAATTCGCAGGGTTATGCAGTGGCGCGAGATCTGAACACGCTTCCATTTTTTTCAGGGAATCTTCGTCGACAATAACGGATTCTGAGAACGACTCTCCCCCGTGCACCACGCGGTGCCCTACCACTGCCACATCCGAGAAATTAACATCGAATTCCGGTAATTTTTCCACCAGAATGGCAATAGCTTCTTGATGATCGGCATCAATATGGAATTGCTGCACTTCGCCATTACTGGCTTTAATTTTCATATTGGCTTCCGGAGTGCTCAGATTTTCAGCGACACCATCCAGTACGGGGGTTTCTGAATCAATCGGAAAGAGAGAAAATTTGAATGAAGAACTGCCGCTATTGAACACAAGCACAAACTGCATAGACGCTCGCTCTATTGAAGGATTTGAGGAATGTAGAAACTGAGGTTGCTACTTTAGGCAAGATAGATTGTACCGGCCCAACAAACACCACTCAGCCACACCATTCACAGGTTCAAACACTATTTTAGCGGGTTTTTGGTCATTGGCATTTGATCGAAGTGGGCAATCCCAATGCCAGGGCAGTTATTCTTTTCTCGCTAGGGCAAAAATTGAACGGGCAATAGCCGGAAAGAATATGAAATGATCGACGTTGTTATCCCCAGCGAGCCGAAACGCCGAGATCCACCTGAGTTGAGAGCGTACGATACGGGTGAAGAAGAGTTCTCCTGAGCTTCCTGTTTAAGACATTCTCTCCGATTCCAATACGGTGTAGAGCGATTGCAGTTCCCGCTCAAGGCGGTGATGGCTCCATACCAGCACGAGGGTTTTAACAATAAGCCCAACCCCTAGCGCCACCAGAAAGGCCAGCAGAACCGAGGTAAACGAAAGCCCCGCTTCGCTGTTTACCATTAACAAAACCTGGAACAGAAACAATAAGGAAAATACCGGCGCTGCAAAAGCATTACCGCCCTCGTTAAACAAGCCAACAATACGTTTTTTACGGGGGCAGAGTTTGGTCGCCTGATCGCCGTTGAGTTTTTGGCCATCTGGGCTTATCACTAAATTACGCACTGCCGGGCGACGCAAAACCCGGTTCATATTTCGTAACTGGGCTACATCGTCGGCAGACTTCACGATTATCATCTTGCCGTTAGACATTTGGGCTCTCCATTGCGTTGTCATGCTGGCTAGATTACGGGTCTGCGCTGAGAGCGTCTGTGAAATAATCACGTCCGATCCGTTAAATACTGCAGTCGAAGCCAAGGCCTCCCTCGGTGAGTGGTTTCCTTCATCGTAAAGTAACACCACTGGGTTTCAATGAGCGGTTAGTCCCTATGGGAGATATAAGATGACAGGACTCATAGTAATGCGTGTGGATATACCTATAATGTTCCCAATGCATCAGGAAATGGATTCAAATTCAGTTTGTTTAAATAACATTCACCACGGAGTACAAAAATGAAAAATCTCTCTCGCAGCTTGCTCGTGTTAGCGACCCCTTTTGTCTTGCTGTTTGCTGGTACCGCCAGTGCGGATTTTACTGTCACCTACACCAGACCAAACACCGACTTCGGCAGCTACAACCAGTTTTTGATCAGCCCACTCGACATGTCAGATATGAAAATTGTGCCACCCGCATGGGTTACCGACAGTAAACCCCATAAATGGCAACTTAGCGAGAAAGATGTTGAATACATTCGCAGCCTTTACCAGGAATATATCGCCAACGGGATTCACAGCGGTAAAAAATATAATGTAGTAAGCGAGCAGGCCCCCAACACTCTGGAAGTTGATGTGGAGATCATTCGTCTGACCCCCTGGGCCAAAAAAGGTGACAAATCAGCCAAAACTAAAGGCTCTGGTGAAATGAAATTCGAAGTGGTATTTCGCGATGCGCTCAGTGGCGACTTGTTGGCTATAGGAGAAGGTCTGCAGAACGTCGGCGAGAACTACCAGGAAAATGTGCCCATTAATCACGAGCACAATTTGAAGGAACACTTTTTTACCTGGGGTCAGTCCCTGAGCGACGCACTCGCCAAACAGAAAAAATAAAAGTGGCTAAGATTAACTCTAAGTAATAACAACCTTACAGCCAGCGGGCTACTGAGACTCTCGCCCGTTGGCCCTTCTCTAAAAAACCACAATTTGCGTATTGGCGCGAAAAGCCAATGCTTTGTCTGCCACAGTCAATTATGCAATCCGGCCCTTCCTTAGTATTGGAGTTGAGAGATCAACCTTTATGGAGGAGCCAAACAATGAAAGACATCTGGTTAGATACCCCTGAAATGCGCGTTAGCCGTGAGAAATTAGGCGATTTCATCATCACGCTGAAAGCGAACCAACTGCTGAAAAAAGCCAACATGGTACAGAGCCACCATTTTGCACGAGTATTGGCTGCCATGAAAAAATTGAACCTGAGCAATTCTGGGCAGGCATTGCGATCAGCTATTGAAGACTTCGCAGCAGCTGTTCTCGCTGATAAAAACTACTTTATCCGTCGAATGTACTTCTACACCCAGCCCGAGATGATTGCACGCTGGTATATGCAACCGGCTTACGCCACAGTGTCAGTATAAAAGGGCTTGCTGCCCTTTAATGACGGAATTGATAAATGCCGCCTACAAAAAAAGCCGGCAACTGCCGGCTTTTGATTTTAATGAATTGCGTGAATTACGCTTTGAATTCCGCACGACCACGGTAGGGAGCTTTGTCACCAAGTTCAGCTTCGATACGCAATAAGCGGTTGTATTTGGCAATACGGTCAGAGCGAGACAGCGAACCGGTTTTGATCTGACCAGCAGCAGTAGCAACAGCCAAATCAGCGATCGTGGTATCTTCAGTTTCACCCGAACGGTGTGAAATAACGGCGGTATAACCGGCGTCTTTCGCCATTTTAATGGCATCCAGAGTTTCGCTCAACGAGCCGATCTGGTTGAACTTAATGAGGATGGAGTTACCAATACCCTTCTCGATACCTTCTTTAAGAATTTTGGTGTTAGTTACGAAAAGATCGTCACCGACCAGCTGCACACGATCACCGATTTTCTTGGTGAGCACGTCCCAACCGTCCCAATCACTTTCGTCCATACCGTCTTCGATAGACAAAATGGGGTATTTGGAAGACAACTCATCCAGGTAAGCAGCAAATTCTTCCGCCGAGAATTTCTTCCCTTCACCCGACATGTCGTAAACACCGTCTTTGTAGAATTCGGATGATGCACAGTCAAGCGCCAGGGTGATGTCTTCACCCAACTTATAGCCGGCATTGCCAACAGCTTCGGCGATAGCTTCCAGGGCTCCTTCATTAGAAGGCAGATTAGGTGCGAAACCACCCTCATCACCCACCGCAGTGTTCAAGCCGCGACCGGAAAGTACTTTTTTAAGTGCGTGAAATACTTCCGCACCCATACGCAAAGCTTCGGTGAAATTAGGTGCAGAGACGGGCTGAACCATAAATTCCTGGATATCGACATTGTTATCGGCGTGTTCACCACCGTTGACAATATTCATCATGGGAACTGGCATGCTGTACTGGCCAGGGGTGCCATTAATTTCTGCGATGTGCGCATATAGGGGAACGCCTTTGTCAGCAGCGGCAGCTTTAGCAGCAGCGAGTGAAACCGCGAGAATGGCATTCGCGCCGAGATTGGCTTTGTTATCGGTGCCATCAGCGTCGATCATGGTGGTGTCGAGTTCGCGCTGTTCTGCGGCATCTTTACCCAGCAGCAAAGGCTTAATGGTTTCGTTAATATTAGCAACCGCTTTCAATACACCTTTACCCAAGTAACGGCTTTTATCGCCATCACGCAGTTCCAAGGCTTCGCGTGAACCGGTGGAGGCTCCTGAAGGCGCGCATGCACTGCCTACAACACCAGATTCCAAAACCACTTCCGCCATTACGGTGGGGTTCCCACGGGAATCCATTACCTCAAAACCAACTACGTCTACAATCTTACTCATAGTGACTGTCTCTCTTTGTTTAACTAACTGTGTACAGGAAATTACTCGATTTCCAGCGGTGGCAACACCTTCACGAGGTTGTCCACGGCCTTCATTTGACCAAGAAACGGCTCCAGTTTATCGAGCGGCAGTGCGCTGGGGCCATCGCATTTTGCCTCTGAAGGGTTGGGGTGCGCCTCAATAAACAAACCTGCCAGACCTACGGCCAAACCGGACCTCGCCAACTCGGCAGTCTGCTGACGGCGCCCGCCAGATGCAGCACCCAGCGGATCACGCATTTGAAGTGAATGGGTAACATCAAAAATAACAGGCAACCCATTGCCCACTTCTTTCATAGTGCGGAAGCCCAGCATATCGACAACCAAATTGTCGTAACCCATGCATGACCC
The DNA window shown above is from Alteromonadaceae bacterium 2753L.S.0a.02 and carries:
- a CDS encoding acetate kinase, whose product is MQFVLVFNSGSSSFKFSLFPIDSETPVLDGVAENLSTPEANMKIKASNGEVQQFHIDADHQEAIAILVEKLPEFDVNFSDVAVVGHRVVHGGESFSESVIVDEDSLKKMEACSDLAPLHNPANLLGIWLIRELYPELPQVAVFDTAFHQTLPKKAYLYAIPYSLYKEHGVRRYGFHGTSHRYVAGETIRRLNLPENDNQILIAHLGNGCSATAVLNGCSIDTTMGLTPLEGLVMGTRSGDVDPSLHQFLQDKLGWSLEKITDVLNRESGLLGLSQISNDMRTLVEKSSEGNQDAALAIEVFCFRLARQLAGLAASLSRIDALVFTGGIGENNPGLRATVLEQLSIFGFKVEPSANADNGKNSEGLISAPGATRALVIKTNEEAMIARDAKKLALEG
- a CDS encoding enolase produces the protein MSKIVDVVGFEVMDSRGNPTVMAEVVLESGVVGSACAPSGASTGSREALELRDGDKSRYLGKGVLKAVANINETIKPLLLGKDAAEQRELDTTMIDADGTDNKANLGANAILAVSLAAAKAAAADKGVPLYAHIAEINGTPGQYSMPVPMMNIVNGGEHADNNVDIQEFMVQPVSAPNFTEALRMGAEVFHALKKVLSGRGLNTAVGDEGGFAPNLPSNEGALEAIAEAVGNAGYKLGEDITLALDCASSEFYKDGVYDMSGEGKKFSAEEFAAYLDELSSKYPILSIEDGMDESDWDGWDVLTKKIGDRVQLVGDDLFVTNTKILKEGIEKGIGNSILIKFNQIGSLSETLDAIKMAKDAGYTAVISHRSGETEDTTIADLAVATAAGQIKTGSLSRSDRIAKYNRLLRIEAELGDKAPYRGRAEFKA